One genomic segment of Lewinellaceae bacterium includes these proteins:
- a CDS encoding isopenicillin N synthase family oxygenase, which translates to MSRTIPLVDLDQYKKGNAADRNAFINKLGDAFSQVGFVGIVNHGVPAELVDTFYSEAKRFFALPVATKRQYEVPGLAGQRGYTSFGKEHAKQSQVADLKEFYQIGQVVVDGDPIKNEYPDNVYVRETPVFTATGDQLYRAFETSGAWLLQAIAEYLDLGVDYFRDKIKNGNSILRAIHYPPITEEPKTAIRAEQHEDINLITLLVGASAGGLELLNKQGEWLAIVPEENEIVVNVGDMLQRMTNNVLRSTTHRVVNPPREQWHQPRLSIPFFLHPRSSMDLTCLEQCVNKEHPLAYEPITAGEYLDERLREIGLKK; encoded by the coding sequence ATGAGCCGTACGATACCTCTGGTCGATCTGGACCAGTATAAGAAAGGAAACGCTGCTGACCGGAATGCTTTCATTAACAAACTGGGTGACGCGTTTTCCCAGGTTGGCTTTGTAGGTATTGTCAATCACGGCGTGCCAGCCGAACTGGTGGATACATTTTATAGCGAAGCCAAGCGCTTCTTTGCATTACCGGTAGCTACCAAGCGCCAATATGAGGTTCCCGGGCTGGCTGGTCAGCGGGGATACACCTCATTCGGAAAGGAACATGCCAAGCAATCCCAGGTAGCTGACCTGAAAGAGTTTTACCAGATCGGTCAGGTCGTTGTTGATGGTGATCCGATTAAAAATGAATACCCGGACAATGTATACGTCAGGGAGACACCGGTGTTCACCGCTACCGGAGATCAGTTGTACCGTGCATTTGAAACGTCCGGTGCATGGCTTTTACAGGCTATTGCGGAATACCTGGATCTTGGCGTCGATTACTTCAGAGATAAGATCAAAAATGGCAACAGCATCCTTAGGGCCATCCATTATCCGCCAATCACGGAAGAACCCAAAACCGCGATCCGCGCTGAACAACATGAAGATATTAACCTGATCACTTTATTGGTCGGAGCATCGGCCGGTGGATTGGAGCTCCTGAACAAACAGGGTGAATGGTTGGCTATCGTGCCGGAGGAAAACGAGATCGTCGTGAATGTCGGGGATATGCTCCAGCGAATGACCAATAATGTGCTCAGGTCCACCACCCACCGGGTCGTCAATCCGCCCCGGGAACAGTGGCACCAGCCCCGGCTGTCGATCCCATTCTTCCTGCATCCTCGCAGCAGCATGGATCTGACCTGTCTGGAACAGTGTGTGAACAAAGAACATCCACTGGCCTATGAACCCATTACGGCCGGTGAATATCTGGACGAACGATTGCGGGAAATTGGTTTGAAAAAATAA
- a CDS encoding twin-arginine translocase TatA/TatE family subunit produces the protein MITLSVFAFLPGGWELVVVVFVVLLLFGGKKIPELMKGLGKGIREFNNARSTIENEIREGMREADAKKIEEKTQEKQS, from the coding sequence ATGATAACTCTTAGTGTTTTTGCATTCCTGCCCGGTGGTTGGGAACTTGTCGTTGTGGTATTCGTTGTACTACTGCTCTTCGGCGGCAAGAAAATTCCTGAACTCATGAAAGGTTTAGGCAAAGGTATACGCGAGTTCAACAATGCCCGTAGTACGATCGAAAATGAGATTCGTGAGGGAATGCGCGAAGCAGATGCCAAAAAGATCGAAGAAAAGACCCAGGAGAAGCAATCCTAA
- the nadC gene encoding carboxylating nicotinate-nucleotide diphosphorylase gives MEGISSEWINGFIDAALKEDVGSGDHTSLACIGKNARAKASLLVKDVGVLAGVDLAARIMDRVDPDHTFTKLLEDGTDVTIGNIAFTIEAKAQSLLKAERLILNTMQRMSGIATMSERFAAEVEGLPVIILDTRKTTPLLRPLEKWAVRIGGCSNYRDGLYDWIMIKDNHITACGSISSAIDRVHAYLKEHQLELGITVEVKNLLELYEVLQHGGVTRIMLDNFELPILREAVAIVDHRYETEASGGVNLHTVRKIAETGVDYVSVGALTHSAGVLDLSLKILE, from the coding sequence ATGGAGGGCATTTCGTCCGAATGGATCAACGGGTTTATTGATGCCGCACTGAAAGAAGATGTAGGTTCAGGTGATCACACTTCCCTGGCCTGCATTGGTAAAAACGCCAGAGCAAAAGCTTCATTGCTGGTGAAAGATGTAGGAGTGCTGGCTGGTGTGGATCTCGCCGCCAGGATCATGGATCGCGTGGATCCTGATCACACCTTTACGAAACTGCTTGAAGATGGTACGGATGTAACTATCGGAAACATAGCTTTCACCATTGAAGCTAAAGCCCAATCCTTACTGAAAGCAGAACGGCTCATCCTGAATACTATGCAACGGATGTCCGGCATCGCTACCATGTCCGAACGATTCGCGGCGGAGGTAGAAGGCTTACCTGTCATCATCCTGGATACCCGGAAGACAACTCCATTATTACGTCCCCTGGAAAAATGGGCGGTTCGTATCGGCGGTTGCTCCAACTACCGAGATGGCCTTTACGATTGGATCATGATCAAGGACAACCACATCACAGCCTGCGGGTCCATTTCTTCAGCCATTGATCGTGTACATGCTTACCTTAAAGAACATCAGCTGGAGCTGGGGATTACGGTTGAGGTGAAAAACTTACTGGAGTTGTATGAAGTCCTGCAGCATGGCGGTGTTACACGCATAATGCTGGATAATTTTGAATTGCCTATCCTGAGGGAAGCAGTGGCCATTGTGGACCACCGATACGAAACCGAAGCATCGGGTGGCGTAAACCTGCATACCGTGCGCAAGATCGCTGAGACCGGCGTGGATTATGTGTCCGTCGGTGCTTTGACCCATTCTGCCGGTGTACTGGACTTAAGTCTGAAGATTCTGGAATAA
- a CDS encoding outer membrane beta-barrel protein, whose translation MRTKGYLVVFFLLPALIASAQMQDFRMGIQMSPNFSWLSSSDRLISPNGANLGIQLGLQSEMYFTDQIGIGIGAAISFNQGGRLYHEIGGNLLPNSELTNKAYNTGVKPLPDGTNIRYKLQAIHLPVGLKLRTAEYGYLRYFLEAPIIDPMIISKSHGSISGVNVDLEGENIRKDVTKLQPSIGIGLGAEYSISVHNALIFGLYFHKSILDLTKNGRKAILVSDNGTASTADDVYRQETEDAKIRMNRLQFRLGILF comes from the coding sequence ATGCGAACCAAAGGATACCTCGTTGTTTTTTTTCTGTTGCCTGCCCTTATTGCATCTGCCCAGATGCAGGATTTTCGGATGGGCATCCAAATGAGTCCTAACTTTTCCTGGCTATCTTCATCAGACCGGCTGATCAGCCCTAATGGTGCCAATTTAGGCATTCAGCTGGGCCTGCAGAGCGAAATGTATTTTACCGATCAGATCGGTATTGGCATCGGTGCCGCCATTTCATTCAACCAGGGTGGGAGACTGTACCATGAGATCGGGGGAAACCTGCTTCCCAATTCCGAATTGACCAATAAAGCCTACAATACGGGTGTCAAGCCCCTTCCCGACGGTACCAACATCCGGTACAAACTACAAGCCATTCACCTGCCTGTAGGCCTGAAACTACGGACGGCTGAATATGGTTATCTACGCTATTTCCTGGAAGCACCTATCATCGACCCGATGATCATCTCCAAATCGCATGGGTCCATTTCCGGCGTAAATGTAGACCTGGAAGGAGAGAACATCCGCAAAGATGTCACCAAACTGCAGCCCAGCATTGGTATCGGTTTGGGTGCCGAATACAGCATCAGCGTGCACAACGCCCTGATCTTTGGCTTGTATTTTCATAAATCCATCCTGGACCTGACTAAAAACGGCAGAAAAGCCATCCTCGTCAGTGACAACGGTACTGCTTCAACTGCAGATGATGTGTACCGCCAGGAGACGGAAGATGCAAAGATCCGCATGAACCGGTTGCAATTCCGGCTGGGGATCCTGTTCTAA
- a CDS encoding site-2 protease family protein, with the protein MKGTVKLFQFAGIPVLMHWSFGLILVLVLLEARRNDLTTSGTLWLLLLFLILFSCVVLHEFGHALTARRYHIDTRDIILSPIGGIARLERIPDKAWQERWIALAGPAVNVVIAALLYLVLQLLHLPTLMQTDSDTMVLNRYSILPYVMTMNIFLAIFNLLPAFPMDGGRVLRSLLALFMRRWKATFVASWIGRLFALTFVGVGLYWGEWVLVFIGVFIFINAGLEYRSTRIEEMLRGQTIGDRMVPEVVTIDHDATYGSITSLVDQHPVLYIKDRLGTITHYLISDSLHGKDLAENTPVEALAIPVSQLLNPALHLEAAYQVMQRYRLPALPVAEEGQITGSLLWKDMELMMRKASLLRWRA; encoded by the coding sequence GTGAAGGGTACGGTGAAGCTTTTTCAGTTCGCCGGCATCCCGGTTTTGATGCATTGGTCTTTCGGACTGATCCTGGTCCTGGTCCTGCTTGAAGCCCGGCGTAATGACCTTACTACCTCAGGCACACTTTGGCTATTACTCCTGTTCCTCATCCTTTTCTCCTGTGTGGTGCTGCACGAATTCGGTCACGCACTTACGGCCCGCCGGTACCACATCGACACCCGGGATATCATCCTGTCGCCCATCGGGGGAATCGCCAGGCTGGAGCGAATACCGGATAAAGCCTGGCAGGAGCGCTGGATAGCCCTGGCCGGGCCGGCTGTCAATGTGGTGATTGCCGCACTGCTCTACCTGGTATTACAGCTTTTGCATCTGCCGACTCTGATGCAAACCGATTCCGATACCATGGTGCTCAACCGCTACAGCATACTGCCATATGTCATGACCATGAATATTTTCCTGGCCATATTCAATTTGTTACCGGCATTCCCGATGGATGGCGGCAGGGTCCTGCGTTCCTTGCTGGCCTTGTTCATGCGTCGCTGGAAAGCGACATTTGTGGCTTCCTGGATTGGCAGACTCTTCGCGTTAACTTTTGTGGGGGTCGGGCTGTACTGGGGTGAGTGGGTGCTGGTCTTTATCGGAGTGTTCATATTTATCAATGCCGGATTGGAGTATCGTTCTACCCGTATCGAAGAAATGCTTCGCGGGCAGACCATCGGAGACAGGATGGTACCGGAAGTAGTCACCATTGATCACGATGCCACTTATGGTTCGATAACATCATTGGTGGATCAGCATCCGGTATTGTATATCAAAGACCGTCTGGGAACGATCACCCACTACCTGATATCCGATAGTCTACATGGGAAAGACCTGGCGGAAAACACTCCTGTTGAAGCGCTAGCAATACCCGTGAGTCAATTACTTAACCCGGCATTGCACCTGGAGGCCGCATACCAGGTCATGCAACGTTATCGTTTACCGGCTTTACCGGTGGCAGAAGAAGGACAGATCACCGGAAGTTTATTGTGGAAAGATATGGAGCTCATGATGCGGAAAGCATCCCTGTTACGGTGGAGAGCATAA
- a CDS encoding TIM barrel protein: MEHTTRRTFIRDLSMGALMLHPGMASLFPMRDSMRLGLVTYLWGKDWDVPTIIRNCTETNILGVELRTEHAHGVDPGISTAQQQEVRKRFADSPVTLVGLGTNQDYHHPDPAKLKASIDRTKEFIRLSHAVGGSGVKVKPNAIPKEVPVVKTIEQIGNSLNEVARYALDYGQEIRVEVHGEVTQELPVLKAILDVADHPNVRVCWNCNDQDLWGDGLEANFNLVRDRFGSTVHVRELNIGPYPYQELIGLLTSSRYKGWILLECRTDPADKVQAMKQQYEVFKDLIRKAG; encoded by the coding sequence ATGGAACACACCACTCGAAGAACATTTATCCGGGATCTATCAATGGGTGCATTGATGCTCCATCCAGGAATGGCATCTTTATTTCCCATGCGGGATTCCATGCGGCTAGGGCTGGTGACTTACCTGTGGGGAAAGGACTGGGATGTGCCTACCATTATCAGGAACTGTACGGAAACCAATATTCTGGGTGTTGAACTGCGTACCGAGCATGCTCATGGAGTTGATCCGGGTATATCCACGGCTCAACAGCAGGAAGTGCGGAAACGATTTGCTGACAGCCCGGTTACGCTGGTCGGACTCGGTACCAATCAGGACTACCACCATCCGGATCCAGCTAAATTAAAGGCATCGATCGATCGAACCAAGGAATTTATCCGGTTGAGCCACGCTGTTGGAGGCTCCGGTGTAAAAGTCAAACCCAATGCCATACCCAAAGAGGTTCCGGTAGTCAAAACCATAGAACAAATTGGCAACTCCCTGAATGAAGTTGCCAGGTATGCCTTGGATTACGGACAGGAGATCCGCGTTGAGGTGCACGGTGAGGTCACCCAGGAATTGCCGGTATTGAAGGCCATACTGGATGTAGCCGATCACCCCAATGTCAGGGTGTGCTGGAACTGCAACGACCAGGATCTCTGGGGTGATGGCCTGGAGGCTAATTTTAATCTGGTCCGGGATCGCTTTGGCTCCACGGTACATGTACGGGAATTGAATATCGGACCATATCCCTACCAAGAACTGATCGGGTTGCTGACCTCATCGAGGTATAAGGGGTGGATATTGCTGGAATGCCGCACTGACCCGGCAGACAAAGTGCAGGCGATGAAACAGCAGTATGAAGTCTTTAAGGATTTGATCCGTAAGGCAGGTTAA
- the dnaX gene encoding DNA polymerase III subunit gamma/tau: MSSFVVSARKYRPTRFSDMVGQEHIVRTLQNAIRQDKLAHAFLFCGPRGVGKTSAARILARTINCLDRTPEGEACGKCATCKAFAEQQTFNIIELDAASYNSVEHIRNLTDQVRFQPQQGAYKVFIIDEVHMLSSSAFNAFLKTLEEPPPYALFILATTEKHKIIPTILSRCQIFDFRRIPAAQTVSHLEHICQEEGIQAEDEALHIIAQKGEGSLRDSLSIFDRLVSFTQGQLTYDNTIENLNVLDYDYYFKMVEAFMVEAYSEAFILFDEILRKGFEPETFVLGLGEHLRQLLVCKQQKTVPLLEASDQLKSRYANQANQAPLRFLLSALQIINETDIAFPRARNKRLHVELALLKMNYAHRQEVVELSAEKKNPDVNGTVKKEVFDLPGEVLEQAPPRKSAPAKTSDKNTPTQQTKVTPVRAEDTDNLDTPLLMSLEHIEQQIRLQEDEKEVHLALNQENIEKLWQAYAGEVESPSLKSVLLNVGLELHREVIKCGVGTQFARTVLQQENDLVQYIRDRVGLPSLQMEIYIDPDRAPEDQDQKRKILTNKEKFDLMVETNPLIKTLQEKFTLRIDHNG, translated from the coding sequence ATGTCGTCCTTTGTAGTCTCCGCACGAAAATATCGTCCAACCCGGTTTTCCGATATGGTTGGCCAGGAGCACATTGTACGGACGTTGCAGAATGCCATTCGTCAGGATAAGTTGGCGCATGCATTCCTGTTTTGCGGACCGCGCGGTGTAGGTAAGACCTCCGCTGCCAGGATCCTGGCCCGTACCATCAACTGTCTGGACCGCACACCGGAAGGTGAAGCATGCGGCAAGTGCGCGACCTGTAAGGCTTTTGCAGAACAGCAGACCTTTAACATCATCGAGCTGGATGCTGCCTCCTACAATTCGGTAGAACACATCCGGAATCTGACCGACCAGGTCCGGTTCCAACCACAGCAGGGCGCCTACAAGGTTTTCATCATCGACGAGGTACACATGTTGTCCTCGTCAGCATTTAATGCTTTCCTGAAAACCCTGGAAGAGCCGCCGCCCTATGCCTTGTTTATCCTGGCCACCACCGAGAAACACAAGATCATACCGACCATTCTGAGCCGTTGCCAGATCTTTGACTTTCGACGGATTCCGGCGGCTCAAACCGTAAGCCACCTGGAACATATCTGCCAGGAAGAAGGCATCCAGGCAGAAGATGAAGCACTGCATATCATTGCTCAGAAAGGAGAAGGCTCTCTGAGGGATTCCCTTTCCATATTTGACCGTCTGGTAAGCTTTACCCAGGGCCAGCTGACCTACGATAATACCATCGAGAACCTCAATGTACTCGATTACGATTATTATTTTAAGATGGTGGAGGCCTTTATGGTTGAAGCATACAGTGAGGCATTTATCCTTTTTGATGAGATCCTGCGAAAAGGCTTTGAGCCGGAGACTTTCGTCCTGGGACTGGGTGAACATCTTCGTCAGCTGCTGGTCTGCAAACAACAAAAGACCGTGCCGCTACTGGAGGCAAGCGATCAACTTAAATCCCGGTATGCCAATCAGGCTAATCAGGCTCCATTGCGGTTTTTATTGAGCGCACTCCAGATCATCAACGAAACCGATATTGCATTTCCCAGAGCCCGCAACAAGCGTTTGCATGTTGAACTGGCTCTACTGAAAATGAACTACGCACACCGGCAGGAAGTCGTAGAGCTGTCCGCTGAAAAAAAAAATCCTGACGTAAACGGGACGGTCAAAAAAGAAGTTTTTGACCTGCCCGGGGAAGTTTTGGAGCAAGCACCTCCCCGGAAATCAGCCCCTGCAAAAACTTCTGACAAGAACACTCCAACCCAGCAGACTAAGGTTACCCCTGTACGCGCTGAGGATACCGATAACCTGGACACTCCTCTATTGATGAGTCTTGAACACATCGAGCAACAAATCCGCTTACAAGAAGATGAGAAAGAAGTTCATCTCGCACTTAATCAGGAGAATATCGAAAAATTATGGCAGGCGTATGCCGGAGAAGTAGAATCGCCATCTTTAAAGAGCGTCCTGCTCAATGTCGGCCTTGAATTGCACAGGGAAGTGATAAAATGCGGAGTTGGAACGCAGTTTGCCCGTACGGTACTCCAACAGGAAAACGACCTGGTTCAGTACATTAGGGACCGGGTGGGTTTGCCTTCGTTGCAGATGGAAATTTACATCGATCCGGACCGTGCACCTGAAGACCAGGACCAGAAGCGAAAAATACTGACCAATAAAGAGAAATTCGATCTCATGGTTGAAACCAACCCACTGATCAAAACTCTGCAAGAAAAATTTACCCTTAGGATTGACCATAACGGTTGA
- a CDS encoding PmoA family protein has product MKPFDIIPHPQDSAIEILMDGKIFTIYRYSQKQEKPVLYPIISPHGKTITRGYPLDPRPGERVDHPHQLGLWFNYGDVNGLDFWNNSSAIPPEELKHYGKIFHDDYSIMTDQDEGPLLKVHCTWKDHDGQALLYEFTTFRFLQIRDAYIIDRITTLEALQEVSFEDNKEGVLGIRVARELEIPSDKPDHFTDTHGKVTEVKVLDNSKVNGDYLSSEGLTGDNVWGTRGRWVRLSGKVDAMPVSVTIIDHPGNVGYPTYWHARGYGLFAANPLGQAIFSNGKESLHFKLNKGESTTFRYRIVVQDGSEMTPQHIEQLVKDFTN; this is encoded by the coding sequence ATGAAACCATTCGATATAATACCTCATCCGCAGGATTCTGCAATCGAGATCCTCATGGATGGCAAGATTTTTACCATCTACCGGTATTCACAAAAGCAGGAGAAACCCGTATTGTATCCAATCATCAGTCCGCACGGGAAGACCATAACACGGGGGTACCCCCTGGATCCGCGACCTGGTGAGCGCGTTGATCATCCCCACCAGCTGGGATTATGGTTCAATTACGGCGATGTCAATGGACTGGATTTCTGGAATAATTCTTCGGCAATACCGCCGGAAGAACTGAAACATTACGGAAAGATCTTTCACGATGATTATTCGATAATGACCGACCAGGATGAAGGGCCACTGTTGAAGGTGCATTGTACCTGGAAAGACCATGATGGGCAGGCATTGCTTTACGAATTCACCACCTTTCGGTTCTTACAAATCCGGGATGCTTACATCATTGACCGGATAACCACGCTTGAAGCGTTGCAGGAAGTTTCATTTGAAGATAATAAAGAAGGCGTTTTAGGAATCCGTGTTGCCCGGGAGCTGGAAATACCATCGGATAAACCGGATCATTTTACGGACACCCATGGCAAAGTGACTGAAGTCAAAGTATTGGATAATTCCAAAGTTAACGGCGATTACCTGAGCAGTGAAGGACTGACGGGTGATAATGTTTGGGGCACTCGCGGTCGCTGGGTCCGGTTGTCCGGGAAGGTGGATGCCATGCCGGTATCGGTCACCATCATCGACCATCCGGGTAACGTAGGTTATCCTACCTATTGGCATGCACGCGGATATGGGCTGTTTGCTGCTAATCCGTTGGGCCAGGCGATTTTCTCCAATGGTAAAGAGTCCCTGCATTTTAAATTAAACAAGGGAGAATCGACCACTTTCAGGTATCGTATTGTCGTCCAGGATGGTAGTGAGATGACACCGCAGCACATAGAACAACTTGTCAAAGATTTTACCAACTGA
- a CDS encoding Gfo/Idh/MocA family oxidoreductase, protein MKKANPTRRQFIRDTALGAASLSLPLTAKSYRRILGANDRVRVGIVGFSNRCRGALIPAFQNNYRETNFEIVALSDIWNRRREEGAAFLKETFGNDITLHPNNESLYEANGIDAVIISTADFQHALHAVEAAHAGKDAYVEKPFAETMADARVALKAIREAGIIVQIGSQRRSGANYHRANDYIKSGKFGDIVMVEMTWNVNQPGRWRLPELTASIRENDTDWKRYLLNRPYEAWDPRKYLEYRLFWPFSSGIPGQWMSHQIDTVHWFTGIPHPRSVAANGGIYLWKDGRKNFDTMTAVFDYGPLDDPGKGFQVVYSSRFTNSAGGTKEIYYSNGGELNLDTNKVTPTGGLTKNFAGEMGMQPNLLEEYDLSSASDARVVTSANTGGDPLTTAHMRNWMDSVRSRKTPNAPVEAGYNHSIANIMTTAALRTGQYVTFDEVNQEVLAGGKVFQY, encoded by the coding sequence ATGAAAAAAGCAAACCCAACCCGTCGTCAATTCATTCGGGATACGGCACTGGGAGCTGCCTCCTTGTCTCTCCCGCTTACCGCAAAAAGTTATCGAAGGATCCTTGGAGCCAATGACCGGGTTCGCGTGGGAATTGTTGGTTTTTCAAACCGCTGCCGAGGAGCCCTGATCCCGGCATTTCAAAATAATTACCGGGAGACCAATTTTGAGATCGTTGCGCTGTCGGACATCTGGAACCGACGCCGGGAAGAAGGAGCTGCCTTTTTGAAGGAAACCTTTGGAAATGACATTACCCTGCATCCAAACAACGAATCACTGTATGAAGCCAACGGCATCGACGCCGTCATCATATCCACGGCGGATTTCCAGCATGCTTTGCATGCCGTGGAGGCGGCTCATGCCGGGAAAGATGCCTACGTTGAAAAGCCTTTCGCCGAGACCATGGCGGATGCCCGGGTGGCTCTAAAAGCCATCAGGGAAGCCGGCATCATTGTGCAGATAGGTTCACAGCGCCGCAGTGGAGCGAATTACCACCGTGCCAACGATTACATCAAATCCGGCAAATTTGGTGATATCGTCATGGTCGAAATGACCTGGAATGTCAACCAGCCGGGGCGGTGGCGACTACCTGAACTGACCGCCAGCATACGTGAAAACGATACCGACTGGAAGCGCTATTTGCTGAACCGCCCCTATGAGGCATGGGATCCGCGCAAATACCTGGAATACCGGTTGTTCTGGCCTTTCTCCTCTGGTATTCCTGGTCAATGGATGTCCCATCAAATCGATACGGTCCACTGGTTCACCGGAATCCCGCATCCCCGCAGCGTCGCTGCCAATGGAGGGATCTATCTCTGGAAAGATGGCCGGAAGAATTTCGATACCATGACGGCTGTTTTTGATTACGGACCATTGGATGACCCCGGCAAGGGATTTCAGGTGGTCTACTCATCCCGCTTTACCAACTCGGCAGGCGGCACCAAAGAAATTTATTACTCGAATGGGGGAGAATTGAACCTCGATACCAATAAAGTGACCCCTACGGGGGGACTTACCAAAAATTTTGCCGGTGAGATGGGTATGCAACCCAATTTACTGGAGGAATACGATCTGTCATCTGCTTCGGACGCCAGGGTGGTGACATCAGCTAATACCGGGGGAGATCCTCTGACCACAGCGCACATGCGTAACTGGATGGATAGCGTACGCAGCAGGAAGACTCCCAATGCTCCGGTAGAGGCTGGTTACAATCACTCCATTGCCAACATTATGACGACTGCCGCCCTGAGGACCGGGCAATATGTAACTTTTGATGAAGTCAATCAGGAAGTACTGGCAGGAGGTAAAGTTTTTCAATACTAA
- a CDS encoding quinone-dependent dihydroorotate dehydrogenase, which translates to MYQQLIKPIFFCFPAERAHTMAMRLLKWFLYIPGVKALLKSRREQCALPVTVMGIDFPNPVGLAAGFDKDARYLDLLYYLGFGYVEVGTVTPRPQPGNERPRLFRLPKDHALVNRMGFNNSGVDAMVERLRQYHGPLIIGGNIGKNKDTPNAGAAQDYLSCFEKLYPYVHYFVVNVSSPNTPGLRELQDREPLFSLLSQLQAANASKPNPKPVLLKIAPDMGDEQLEDVVRIVQECGLAGIIATNTTVSREGLKTPADQVAALGAGGLSGSPVKKRAQEVAARIVHQAAGSLTVIGVGGIETGRDAQERLNSGCDLIQIYTGFIYQGPLTVYRILKEIKSRF; encoded by the coding sequence ATGTATCAACAACTGATCAAGCCTATTTTTTTCTGTTTTCCGGCGGAGCGGGCCCATACCATGGCCATGCGTCTCCTTAAATGGTTCCTGTATATTCCCGGGGTCAAAGCCTTGCTTAAAAGTCGACGGGAACAATGTGCATTGCCCGTGACTGTCATGGGCATTGATTTTCCAAATCCGGTAGGGCTGGCGGCCGGATTCGACAAGGACGCCCGCTATCTGGATCTGCTGTATTACCTTGGATTTGGTTATGTGGAGGTAGGAACGGTGACACCAAGGCCTCAACCTGGTAATGAACGGCCGCGACTTTTCCGTCTTCCCAAAGATCATGCCCTGGTCAACCGGATGGGATTTAATAATTCCGGTGTAGATGCCATGGTGGAGCGGCTCAGACAGTATCACGGTCCCCTGATCATCGGAGGAAACATTGGAAAAAATAAGGACACACCCAATGCCGGGGCTGCACAGGATTATCTGTCCTGTTTTGAAAAACTGTATCCTTACGTTCATTATTTTGTAGTCAATGTAAGCTCTCCCAATACCCCGGGCTTGCGGGAACTGCAGGACCGCGAACCGCTGTTTAGCCTGCTTAGTCAGTTACAGGCTGCCAATGCATCCAAACCTAATCCCAAGCCGGTCCTGTTGAAAATTGCCCCGGATATGGGTGATGAACAACTGGAAGATGTTGTCCGGATCGTTCAGGAATGCGGGCTGGCCGGGATCATTGCCACGAATACCACCGTCAGCCGGGAAGGTTTGAAAACGCCTGCGGATCAGGTAGCGGCATTGGGAGCTGGAGGTCTCAGCGGGTCCCCGGTAAAGAAACGGGCTCAGGAGGTTGCCGCCAGGATAGTACACCAGGCTGCCGGGAGCTTAACGGTCATTGGAGTGGGAGGTATTGAGACTGGCCGGGATGCTCAGGAACGGCTGAACAGCGGCTGTGATCTGATCCAGATCTATACCGGGTTTATTTATCAGGGCCCATTAACTGTGTACCGGATCTTAAAGGAGATCAAATCACGCTTTTAG